The Fusobacterium necrophorum subsp. necrophorum genome has a window encoding:
- a CDS encoding hemagglutinin repeat-containing protein — protein MQNQMESEGNIVLSSKQGSISLEGTEIKTSKDVKLLAKEKVEVRATEQKNAFSSSSSQRGAGLDMNGSLTASASGQKGRGEGTSYVNSHIKAGGDYQVLAKEILHEGANVKAGTIHMKGEKILVASKQDTSHQKDSSYGGSLSFSVNPKVALNSVQLSARKGKGAWVSEQTSLLAEHGGEIVAEHLENRGAIFASESETNQLKIRAHHLEVHDLEDSHHYENRGGGVSLSSKVPNISVSHDKIEKEQKTRATAVNTEFRIAGEEKKAEELGFNTELSKAQEISKEKEKYLNAQLHTDLLGKDKQEELQRAGKVLQDVQRAAINEENTKGDFLERYRRERIMRGISEVVAKNPEWLSVLDMTAENSGKSEAELERAKAAVINQAMNQFAISRGYPVKYDQEGNAILPITTIVTKISDPNTPMYMSATGDQFVIDEDYVLSMTKEQALNGIGHEYGHYSKADDIATRDQTVANHTGKRVEELTKNLSSKAVSEATWKNLVNTSSVITGPGADVIANRIPVDEMEYYSTEIFTSEAYSFGGRVSRTQSAFTLVNDKSKTLTTYNIGSTSVGFGLLDIGGSAGVGFYTDETVEDLSKLTTSIGVSKVFGIVSLGTDLLFKKGSKIPRGIRFYIGKGLPSPVPIEVHTTVIEIGSPKNIKSDKRAYNVFDKFTKESRQRGGEW, from the coding sequence GTGCAAAATCAAATGGAAAGTGAAGGAAATATTGTGCTTTCTTCCAAACAGGGAAGTATTTCTTTGGAAGGAACGGAGATTAAAACATCAAAAGATGTGAAACTTCTTGCAAAAGAAAAGGTAGAAGTGAGAGCAACGGAGCAAAAGAATGCATTTTCTTCCTCTTCCAGCCAACGAGGAGCCGGTTTGGATATGAATGGAAGTCTGACGGCTTCCGCCTCCGGACAAAAAGGAAGAGGAGAAGGAACTTCCTATGTCAATTCCCATATTAAAGCGGGAGGAGACTATCAAGTCCTTGCAAAAGAAATTTTGCATGAGGGAGCTAATGTAAAAGCAGGGACTATCCACATGAAAGGGGAAAAGATTCTTGTGGCTTCCAAACAAGATACTTCCCATCAAAAAGATTCTTCCTATGGAGGAAGCCTCTCTTTCAGTGTAAATCCAAAAGTAGCTTTAAACTCTGTTCAACTTTCCGCAAGAAAAGGAAAGGGAGCTTGGGTGAGCGAACAAACAAGTCTTCTAGCAGAACATGGAGGAGAGATTGTTGCAGAGCATTTGGAAAATAGAGGAGCCATCTTCGCTTCGGAAAGTGAAACGAACCAATTAAAGATCCGTGCGCATCACTTGGAAGTTCATGATTTGGAAGACAGTCATCATTATGAAAACAGAGGAGGAGGAGTTTCTCTTTCCTCGAAAGTTCCTAATATATCCGTTTCTCATGATAAAATAGAGAAAGAACAAAAAACAAGAGCTACAGCAGTCAATACAGAATTCAGGATAGCAGGAGAAGAAAAGAAGGCAGAAGAGTTAGGGTTCAATACGGAATTATCCAAGGCACAAGAAATAAGCAAAGAGAAAGAAAAATATCTGAATGCGCAGTTGCATACGGATTTGCTTGGAAAAGACAAACAGGAAGAATTACAACGAGCCGGAAAAGTGTTACAAGATGTTCAACGTGCGGCGATCAATGAAGAAAACACCAAAGGAGATTTCTTAGAACGTTATCGACGAGAAAGAATCATGCGCGGAATTTCAGAAGTGGTAGCGAAGAATCCGGAGTGGCTTTCTGTCTTGGATATGACAGCAGAAAACAGCGGAAAAAGTGAGGCGGAATTGGAACGGGCGAAAGCCGCTGTGATAAATCAAGCGATGAATCAATTTGCCATTTCACGAGGATATCCAGTGAAGTATGATCAAGAGGGAAATGCGATTCTTCCTATCACGACGATCGTTACCAAGATTTCCGATCCGAATACTCCGATGTATATGAGTGCAACAGGGGATCAGTTTGTCATAGATGAAGACTATGTATTATCCATGACGAAGGAGCAGGCTCTCAACGGCATAGGACATGAATATGGACATTACAGCAAAGCGGATGATATTGCGACAAGAGATCAAACGGTAGCGAATCATACGGGAAAAAGAGTAGAAGAGTTGACGAAGAATCTTTCTTCCAAGGCGGTGAGTGAAGCAACATGGAAGAATTTAGTTAATACGAGTAGTGTGATTACAGGACCGGGTGCAGATGTAATAGCAAATAGAATTCCTGTGGATGAGATGGAGTATTATAGTACGGAAATTTTCACATCAGAGGCTTATTCTTTTGGAGGAAGAGTTTCAAGAACTCAGTCTGCATTTACATTAGTTAATGATAAATCTAAGACATTAACTACATATAATATAGGGAGTACAAGCGTAGGGTTTGGATTGTTAGATATAGGAGGAAGTGCAGGAGTAGGATTTTATACAGATGAAACAGTTGAAGATTTATCTAAGTTAACGACTTCAATTGGAGTTAGTAAAGTATTTGGTATAGTAAGCTTAGGAACAGATTTACTTTTTAAAAAAGGCAGTAAAATACCAAGAGGAATTAGATTTTATATAGGGAAAGGATTACCTAGCCCTGTTCCAATCGAAGTACATACAACAGTTATAGAAATAGGAAGTCCTAAAAATATAAAGAGTGATAAAAGAGCATATAATGTATTTGATAAATTTACCAAAGAATCAAGGCAAAGAGGAGGAGAGTGGTAG
- a CDS encoding hemagglutinin repeat-containing protein, with protein MSYGTDKKSQKDTQKTQNISEITSGKTLTIAAEETLTGSSVNLYGREGIRVTGEEGIHLSTAKNTREVQQKQSSTRVGANIGVKSEIKNTFENLRNPKSLIDTQGNVYGVINTASKLTGAIKDGAKVTNSIISKK; from the coding sequence ATTTCCTATGGAACGGATAAGAAAAGTCAAAAGGACACACAAAAGACACAAAATATTTCGGAGATTACCTCAGGAAAGACATTGACAATAGCGGCGGAAGAAACACTGACAGGAAGCTCTGTGAACTTGTATGGAAGAGAAGGCATAAGAGTCACAGGAGAAGAAGGAATCCATCTTAGCACGGCAAAAAATACAAGAGAAGTACAGCAAAAACAAAGTTCTACAAGAGTAGGGGCTAATATCGGAGTGAAGAGTGAAATCAAAAATACTTTTGAGAATTTAAGAAATCCTAAAAGTTTGATTGATACACAAGGAAATGTCTACGGAGTGATAAACACAGCTTCCAAGTTGACAGGTGCTATTAAAGATGGAGCAAAAGTAACAAATAGCATTATTTCCAAGAAATAA
- a CDS encoding hemagglutinin repeat-containing protein: MNMKLNNGSISVSGADIKVGNDFNVKAKKDIVLKAGEENVTSSNSSSQMGIGLSADVSKGKIADVSLSKAGTKGRGNRTNYINTTVTVGGNLKTESENLILSGANVEADKFNVKAKNFVLESKQDTSERKDSSYGGSFSIDLGNPSNLSATMNGSKGNGEKEWVEKQTSFIARNGGKADTENFTNIGAVIGSESEMEKLKVSANQVVVQDVEDKNQYENIGGGITIGTDVPNVSVKHDKVDKEQINRATALNTDISLRGKEVNAEDLGFNTDKSKAQEKTKEEEKHVDVELHTDLIGEDQRNEIKYAFKKLGSLHEILDQKKFKESMEGVLVDKFKEEHQKEFHLIKDENLSLEDKQKLAQNLVEKYLRENGYQGVIPEVLLTEEAHSFTVDSKDKTTGAKRGEKIYFSIHDIADPDLAFSQLFGHEKAHMNTYEEGKDGEETSLHTREKIGSENKNKVFTEEEKANYLNKLRNKYKNQKSIEQQFAEAKLVPEKDKEHWYDEKTHNEYKYKTTFTKDETKYLTKKYKISEKGLKESPTKYIYFDSLDKNNKVFKDKKEFEKFQNELKEKIKNEKDFKKRKELEKQVYNKLSDSKSLYHNIKIDKNGKPYIDTSFPNEKYVNNVGQEAVFNKRTGKWINDGINNATYNVGVGELNFNIGRDYAVHLLGSRSDVGLWEDYGASPNDTLTREQRKAISKLGKKYFFNSEFRDFSNRMGKISEEKYQEYLDVQKKKEENYQNHLYKKYKERGINE; this comes from the coding sequence ATGAATATGAAATTGAACAATGGAAGTATATCTGTTTCAGGAGCAGATATTAAAGTAGGAAATGATTTCAATGTAAAAGCTAAAAAAGATATTGTTTTAAAAGCCGGTGAAGAAAATGTTACTTCTTCTAATTCTTCTTCCCAAATGGGTATCGGATTAAGTGCAGATGTAAGCAAAGGAAAGATAGCAGATGTATCCCTATCAAAAGCAGGAACAAAAGGGAGAGGAAATAGAACAAATTACATTAATACAACGGTTACTGTAGGAGGAAACTTAAAAACAGAATCAGAAAACTTAATTCTATCCGGTGCGAATGTAGAAGCAGATAAATTCAATGTGAAAGCAAAGAATTTCGTATTAGAAAGTAAACAAGATACCTCAGAAAGAAAAGATAGCTCCTATGGAGGAAGTTTTAGTATAGACTTAGGAAATCCCTCTAATTTGAGTGCAACTATGAATGGAAGTAAAGGAAATGGAGAAAAAGAATGGGTAGAGAAACAAACATCCTTCATAGCAAGAAATGGAGGAAAAGCAGATACAGAAAACTTCACAAATATAGGAGCAGTTATAGGTTCTGAAAGTGAAATGGAAAAATTAAAAGTATCTGCCAATCAAGTAGTCGTACAAGATGTAGAAGATAAGAATCAATATGAAAATATTGGTGGAGGAATAACCATTGGAACAGATGTCCCTAATGTATCAGTAAAACATGATAAGGTAGATAAAGAACAAATCAATAGAGCAACTGCATTAAATACAGATATTTCTTTAAGAGGAAAAGAAGTCAATGCAGAAGATTTAGGTTTTAATACAGATAAAAGTAAGGCACAAGAAAAAACAAAAGAGGAAGAAAAACATGTAGATGTGGAACTTCATACTGATTTAATTGGTGAAGATCAAAGAAATGAAATAAAGTATGCTTTTAAGAAATTAGGAAGTTTACATGAAATCTTGGATCAAAAGAAATTTAAAGAATCCATGGAAGGAGTCTTAGTAGATAAGTTTAAAGAGGAACACCAAAAAGAATTTCATTTGATAAAAGATGAAAATTTGAGCTTGGAAGATAAACAAAAACTGGCACAAAATTTAGTAGAAAAATACTTAAGAGAAAATGGCTATCAAGGAGTAATCCCGGAAGTTTTACTAACAGAGGAAGCACATTCCTTTACAGTGGATTCAAAAGATAAGACAACAGGAGCTAAAAGAGGAGAAAAGATATATTTCTCAATACATGATATAGCAGACCCGGATTTAGCATTCTCCCAATTATTTGGACATGAAAAAGCCCATATGAATACTTATGAGGAAGGAAAAGATGGAGAAGAAACATCGCTTCATACAAGAGAAAAGATAGGAAGTGAAAACAAGAATAAAGTATTTACGGAAGAAGAAAAAGCAAACTATCTAAATAAGTTGAGAAATAAATACAAGAATCAAAAGAGTATAGAACAACAATTTGCAGAAGCAAAGTTAGTACCTGAAAAAGACAAGGAACATTGGTATGATGAAAAAACTCATAATGAATATAAATATAAAACTACATTTACAAAGGATGAAACAAAATATCTGACAAAAAAATATAAAATTTCTGAAAAAGGACTAAAAGAAAGTCCAACTAAATATATATATTTTGATTCATTAGATAAAAACAATAAAGTTTTTAAAGATAAAAAAGAATTTGAAAAATTTCAAAATGAGTTGAAAGAAAAAATTAAAAATGAAAAAGATTTTAAAAAACGAAAAGAATTAGAAAAACAAGTTTATAACAAACTTTCTGATTCCAAATCACTTTATCATAATATTAAAATAGATAAAAATGGAAAACCATATATAGATACTAGTTTTCCAAATGAAAAATATGTCAATAATGTAGGACAAGAAGCTGTATTTAATAAGAGAACAGGAAAATGGATAAATGATGGAATAAATAATGCGACATATAATGTTGGTGTTGGAGAATTAAATTTTAATATAGGAAGAGATTATGCTGTACATCTTTTAGGTTCAAGAAGTGATGTAGGGCTATGGGAAGATTATGGAGCAAGTCCAAATGATACTTTAACAAGAGAACAAAGGAAAGCTATAAGTAAATTAGGTAAAAAATACTTTTTTAATTCTGAATTTAGAGATTTTTCTAATAGAATGGGAAAGATTTCAGAAGAAAAGTATCAAGAATACTTAGATGTCCAAAAAAAGAAAGAAGAAAACTACCAAAATCATTTGTATAAAAAATATAAAGAAAGAGGTATTAATGAATGA